The following coding sequences are from one Geodermatophilus normandii window:
- the dnaJ gene encoding molecular chaperone DnaJ: protein MSTRDFIEKDYYAALGVSQGADAAEIKKAYRKLARDLHPDKNPGNADAEARFKEVSEAYDVLSDPKRRGEYDDARRLFGSGGAGARAGFPGGFPGAGGGQPFDLGDLFGQAAGGAGARAGGLGDLFGGLFGGGGAAPGSARARSQAASGPARGQDVETEATLSFEESVLGVTVPLRMQSPGTCPTCTGTGARPGTAPHTCEVCGGAGVTSRSQGAFAFSEPCRACRGTGQVVDDPCPTCHGDGVTTQTRTITVRIPAGVKDGQRIRLAGKGAPGRRGGPAGDLFVVVHVSDHDLFGRKGDDLTLTVPITFPEAVLGTTLTVPTLEGNVTLKVPAGTASGRTLRVRGRGVPGRGRNGDLLVTVEVAVPQRLSAEAERAVKTLDAELGDPRPQITAATQARNAERGSTR from the coding sequence ATGAGCACTCGGGACTTCATCGAGAAGGACTACTACGCCGCGCTCGGCGTCTCCCAGGGCGCCGACGCCGCGGAGATCAAGAAGGCCTACCGCAAGCTGGCGCGGGACCTGCACCCGGACAAGAACCCGGGCAACGCCGACGCCGAGGCCCGCTTCAAGGAGGTCTCCGAGGCCTACGACGTGCTCTCCGACCCCAAGCGGCGGGGCGAGTACGACGACGCCCGGCGGCTCTTCGGCTCCGGCGGTGCCGGGGCGCGGGCCGGCTTCCCCGGTGGGTTCCCGGGCGCCGGCGGCGGGCAGCCGTTCGACCTGGGTGACCTGTTCGGGCAGGCCGCCGGCGGGGCCGGTGCGCGCGCCGGTGGTCTGGGCGACCTCTTCGGCGGCCTGTTCGGCGGCGGCGGTGCCGCGCCCGGCTCGGCCCGGGCCCGCTCCCAGGCGGCGTCCGGGCCGGCCCGCGGCCAGGACGTCGAGACCGAGGCGACCCTCTCGTTCGAGGAGTCCGTCCTGGGCGTCACCGTGCCGCTGCGGATGCAGAGCCCGGGCACCTGCCCGACCTGCACCGGCACCGGGGCGAGGCCGGGCACCGCGCCGCACACCTGCGAGGTCTGCGGCGGCGCCGGCGTCACCAGCCGCAGCCAGGGCGCGTTCGCCTTCTCCGAGCCGTGCCGCGCCTGCCGCGGCACCGGCCAGGTGGTCGACGACCCCTGCCCGACCTGCCACGGCGACGGCGTCACCACCCAGACCCGCACGATCACCGTGCGGATCCCGGCCGGCGTCAAGGACGGCCAGCGCATCCGGCTGGCCGGCAAGGGCGCCCCCGGACGGCGGGGCGGTCCGGCGGGCGACCTGTTCGTCGTCGTGCACGTCAGCGACCACGACCTGTTCGGCCGCAAGGGCGACGACCTCACCCTCACCGTGCCGATCACGTTCCCCGAGGCCGTCCTCGGGACGACGCTGACCGTGCCCACGCTGGAGGGCAACGTCACGCTCAAGGTCCCCGCCGGCACCGCGAGCGGTCGCACGCTGCGGGTCCGGGGCAGGGGAGTGCCCGGCCGCGGCCGCAACGGTGACCTGCTCGTGACCGTCGAGGTCGCCGTCCCCCAGCGGCTGTCGGCCGAGGCCGAGCGGGCGGTGAAGACCCTCGACGCCGAGCTGGGCGACCCCCGGCCGCAGATCACCGCGGCCACGCAGGCCCGCAACGCCGAGCGCGGGAGCACCCGGTGA
- a CDS encoding heat shock protein transcriptional repressor HspR yields the protein MFVISVAAQLAGMHAQTLRQYDRLGLVTPGRTPGGGRRYSPRDVALLREVQRLSQEDGVNLAGIKRIIDLESRVEALQQRVHELIGELERSEHRRISAESALASGYGRDLVGTDLVPLRQATSALVVWRPREPQR from the coding sequence GTGTTCGTGATCTCGGTGGCCGCCCAGCTGGCCGGCATGCACGCCCAGACGCTGCGCCAGTACGACCGGCTCGGGCTGGTCACCCCCGGCCGCACGCCGGGCGGTGGCCGTCGTTACAGCCCGCGGGACGTCGCGCTGCTGCGGGAGGTCCAGCGCCTCTCCCAGGAGGACGGCGTCAACCTCGCCGGCATCAAGCGGATCATCGACCTGGAGTCCCGGGTCGAGGCCCTGCAGCAGCGGGTGCACGAGCTGATCGGCGAGCTCGAGCGGTCCGAGCACCGCCGGATCTCCGCCGAGTCCGCCCTCGCGAGCGGCTACGGTCGGGACCTCGTGGGGACCGACCTCGTGCCGCTGCGGCAGGCGACCTCCGCGCTGGTCGTCTGGCGACCGCGGGAGCCCCAGCGGTGA
- a CDS encoding MarR family winged helix-turn-helix transcriptional regulator produces MTTTPVDAHESFVRLEREIGLLLRRSRAISARLARELHPDLDGAAYGLLALLADAGPLRASDLVARLGLDKSTVSRQVSSLVALGLVDREADPADGRAQVLTPTAEGAARLARIQTARRERWEADLSGWPAEDVAVLGELLARLNRLGEAREAGAAPPA; encoded by the coding sequence GTGACCACCACGCCCGTGGACGCGCACGAGTCCTTCGTGCGGCTCGAGCGCGAGATCGGCCTGCTGCTGCGCCGGTCGCGGGCCATCTCGGCCCGGCTGGCCCGCGAGCTGCACCCCGACCTCGACGGCGCGGCCTACGGCCTGCTGGCGTTGCTGGCCGACGCCGGCCCGCTGCGCGCCAGCGACCTCGTCGCCCGCCTCGGCCTGGACAAGAGCACAGTCAGCCGCCAGGTGTCCTCGCTGGTCGCCCTCGGCCTGGTCGACCGCGAGGCCGACCCCGCCGACGGCCGGGCCCAGGTGCTCACCCCGACGGCCGAGGGCGCGGCCCGGCTGGCGCGCATCCAGACCGCGCGGCGCGAGCGATGGGAGGCCGACCTCTCGGGCTGGCCGGCCGAGGACGTCGCCGTCCTCGGCGAGTTGCTGGCCCGGCTCAACCGGCTGGGCGAGGCGCGCGAGGCGGGCGCAGCCCCTCCCGCCTGA
- a CDS encoding MarR family winged helix-turn-helix transcriptional regulator, which produces MPLTSPTRERLTAGIARLVRAGRHLSHRAADSLDGQLPSFGWALLVPLERDGEQRCSALAAQAGVDVSVASRQVTALERSGLVERRPDPHDGRASLIGLSPAGAAALALTRALRAEWAAEALAGWDEDDARLLTELIERLTDDLDRAAPPPARAALGAAS; this is translated from the coding sequence ATGCCCCTCACCTCCCCGACGCGCGAGCGGCTCACCGCCGGCATCGCCCGTCTCGTCCGCGCCGGCCGGCACCTGTCCCACCGCGCCGCGGACTCCCTCGACGGCCAGCTGCCCTCCTTCGGCTGGGCCCTGCTCGTCCCGCTCGAGCGCGACGGCGAGCAGCGCTGCAGCGCACTGGCCGCGCAGGCCGGCGTCGACGTCTCCGTCGCCAGTCGCCAGGTGACCGCCCTCGAGCGGTCCGGCCTCGTCGAGCGCCGGCCCGACCCCCACGACGGGCGGGCCAGCCTCATCGGACTCTCGCCCGCCGGCGCCGCCGCCCTCGCCCTGACCCGGGCGCTGCGCGCGGAGTGGGCCGCCGAGGCCCTCGCGGGCTGGGACGAGGACGACGCCCGCCTGCTGACCGAACTGATCGAGCGGTTGACCGACGACCTCGACCGTGCCGCGCCGCCTCCCGCCCGCGCCGCCCTCGGGGCCGCCTCGTGA
- a CDS encoding MFS transporter: MTTTREPTAAAPGTQAPAEQQGRMTHRQILEALSGMLLAMFVAFLSSTVVSNALPTIITDLRGSQSQYTWVVTATLLASTASTPIWGKLADLFSKKLLIQLAIVVFILGSMLAGLSQSVGTLIGWRVLQGLGLGGLQALVQIAMAAMISPRERGRYSGLLGGVMAVATVGGPLLGGLLVDTSWLGWRWCFYVGVPFAAVALVLLQRTLHLPVTRRRVRIDHLGAAFLTAGVSGLLIWVTLAGNQFAWASVETALFLVGSAVAIVAFVVTELRAAEPIVPLRLFRDRTTTLAIVASVAIGVAMFGSTVFLGQYLQISRGYSPTAAGLLTIPMVGGLLVSSTVSGILITRHGRWKRFLVAGSVLVTAGFALLATIDHETNMVLLGVFLFVLGVGIGMTMQNLVLAVQNTVAAADLGAASSAVAFFRSLGGTIGVSVLGAVLSTRVGDLIAAGLPPEVAAAGTGSGSVGLADLKDAPPAIQELIRVSYGDATGRIFLVSAVIAVIAVAAIVLIREVALRTESGEERLQRESEPAVADAA; this comes from the coding sequence GTGACCACCACCCGCGAGCCGACCGCGGCCGCACCGGGGACGCAGGCGCCCGCCGAGCAGCAGGGGCGCATGACGCACCGGCAGATCCTCGAGGCCCTCTCGGGGATGTTGCTGGCGATGTTCGTGGCGTTCCTGTCCTCGACCGTCGTCTCCAACGCCCTGCCCACGATCATCACCGACCTGCGCGGCAGCCAGAGCCAGTACACCTGGGTGGTCACCGCGACCCTGCTGGCCTCGACGGCGTCGACGCCGATCTGGGGCAAGCTCGCCGACCTGTTCAGCAAGAAGCTGCTGATCCAGCTGGCGATCGTCGTCTTCATCCTCGGCTCGATGCTGGCCGGGCTGTCGCAGTCGGTGGGCACGCTCATCGGCTGGCGCGTGCTCCAGGGCCTGGGCCTCGGCGGCCTGCAGGCGCTGGTCCAGATCGCGATGGCCGCGATGATCAGCCCTCGCGAGCGCGGGCGGTACTCCGGCCTGCTCGGCGGGGTCATGGCCGTGGCCACCGTCGGCGGCCCGCTGCTCGGCGGTCTGCTGGTGGACACCAGCTGGCTCGGCTGGCGCTGGTGCTTCTACGTCGGCGTCCCCTTCGCCGCCGTCGCGCTGGTGCTGCTGCAGCGCACGCTGCACCTGCCGGTCACCAGGCGCCGGGTGCGCATCGACCACCTCGGCGCCGCCTTCCTCACCGCCGGCGTCTCGGGGCTGCTGATCTGGGTCACCCTGGCCGGCAACCAGTTCGCGTGGGCCTCCGTGGAGACGGCGCTGTTCCTCGTCGGCAGTGCGGTGGCCATCGTGGCGTTCGTCGTCACCGAACTCCGGGCGGCCGAGCCGATCGTCCCGCTGCGGCTGTTCCGCGACCGCACGACGACCCTCGCCATCGTGGCCAGCGTCGCCATCGGTGTCGCGATGTTCGGCTCGACGGTCTTCCTCGGCCAGTACCTGCAGATCTCCCGCGGCTACTCGCCGACGGCGGCCGGCCTGCTGACGATCCCCATGGTCGGCGGCCTGCTGGTCTCCTCCACGGTGTCGGGCATCCTCATCACCCGCCACGGCCGGTGGAAGCGGTTCCTCGTGGCCGGCTCGGTGCTGGTCACCGCCGGCTTCGCCCTGCTGGCGACGATCGACCACGAGACGAACATGGTGCTGCTCGGCGTCTTCCTGTTCGTCCTGGGCGTCGGCATCGGCATGACCATGCAGAACCTGGTGCTCGCGGTGCAGAACACCGTGGCCGCCGCCGACCTCGGTGCGGCGTCCTCCGCCGTGGCGTTCTTCCGCAGCCTGGGCGGCACCATCGGCGTCTCGGTGCTCGGCGCGGTGCTCAGCACCCGGGTCGGCGACCTGATCGCCGCCGGTCTGCCGCCGGAGGTGGCCGCGGCCGGCACCGGGTCGGGCAGCGTCGGGCTGGCCGACCTCAAGGACGCCCCGCCGGCCATCCAGGAGCTCATCCGGGTGTCCTACGGCGACGCGACCGGCCGGATCTTCCTCGTCTCGGCGGTCATCGCCGTGATCGCCGTGGCGGCCATCGTGCTCATCCGCGAGGTCGCCCTGCGCACCGAGAGCGGCGAGGAGCGGCTGCAGCGCGAGTCGGAGCCGGCGGTGGCCGACGCCGCCTGA
- a CDS encoding OsmC family protein — protein sequence MPTRTARTAWNGTLEKGSGQVELTSSKVGTYEVNFPKRAADEAGGTTSPEELVAAAHSACFAMQLSANIAQAGGTPQSLDVQADVSLGPDQANGGFKLTGITLTVRAEVDGLDAAGFEKAAQEAKAGCPVSKALAGVDITLDAALES from the coding sequence ATGCCCACCCGTACCGCACGCACCGCCTGGAACGGCACCCTCGAGAAGGGCTCCGGCCAGGTCGAGCTGACCAGCTCGAAGGTCGGCACCTACGAGGTCAACTTCCCCAAGCGCGCCGCCGACGAGGCCGGCGGCACGACCAGCCCCGAGGAGCTCGTCGCGGCCGCCCACTCCGCCTGCTTCGCGATGCAGCTGTCGGCCAACATCGCCCAGGCCGGCGGGACGCCGCAGTCCCTCGACGTGCAGGCCGACGTCTCCCTCGGCCCGGACCAGGCCAACGGGGGCTTCAAGCTCACCGGCATCACGCTCACCGTGCGCGCCGAGGTCGACGGACTCGACGCCGCCGGCTTCGAGAAGGCCGCGCAGGAGGCCAAGGCCGGCTGCCCGGTCAGCAAGGCGCTGGCCGGCGTCGACATCACGCTGGACGCCGCACTCGAGTCCTGA
- a CDS encoding MarR family winged helix-turn-helix transcriptional regulator has protein sequence MTMTSGDAHLPAPSVALDDQLCFALYAASRAMTARYRPMLEELGLTYPQYLVMMLLWEEDHQTVGQLGARLALDSGTLSPLLKRLTAAGLVTRHRRVEDERSVAIALTDSGRALRDKAFAISQDMICALDLDVESFADLKQTLNVLTQRVTEAPRTP, from the coding sequence ATGACGATGACGAGCGGGGACGCGCACCTCCCCGCCCCGAGCGTGGCCCTCGACGACCAACTGTGCTTCGCGCTGTACGCGGCCTCGCGCGCGATGACCGCCCGGTACCGGCCGATGCTCGAGGAGCTGGGGCTCACCTATCCCCAGTACCTGGTCATGATGCTGCTCTGGGAAGAGGACCACCAGACCGTCGGACAGCTCGGCGCCCGGCTGGCCCTGGACAGCGGCACGCTGTCCCCCCTCCTCAAGCGGCTCACCGCGGCCGGCCTGGTCACGCGGCACCGCCGCGTGGAGGACGAGCGGTCGGTGGCCATCGCGCTCACCGACAGCGGCCGCGCCCTCCGGGACAAGGCCTTCGCCATCTCGCAGGACATGATCTGCGCGCTCGACCTCGACGTGGAGTCCTTCGCCGACCTCAAGCAGACGCTCAACGTCCTGACGCAGCGCGTCACCGAGGCGCCCCGCACGCCCTGA